The Apus apus isolate bApuApu2 chromosome 12, bApuApu2.pri.cur, whole genome shotgun sequence genome includes the window acacagccaggaAGCACAGCTGGAGAGGGTTGCCATGGGGTGAGAGGATGTGCCCCAGCTCagggggcagctctgcctgtaCACTCTATCACTGGGTCTTGGTGGGCAGGGAACTACAGATCAGCGTGCCCAGAGCGTGGCCCTGGGTGACCCAGGCATCCCAATCACCCCTTGGTGCTCAACACCTGAGTCCCAGCCTGCCAAGCCACAGGAAAGCTCCTGCCTGGGGAGAAATCACACTGCTCTGAGACAGCAAGTTCCCATCTCTGTAGCCTACAGCCCTGCAGCCATCTCCATGCATGAGCTTCAAGTACATCACACAGTCTCTAGCTTTTAGGGCTTCCTGTACAGTGTCCACTCACATCCCAGTGGACTTGCCAGTAAACCCACCCATCTCCTGACCTGTTAGCCCAGCACTAGAGGGAGAGATGCAGGCaaggcagagagcaggcagagcaggggcacagggacacagcagATCCAGGGCTGCTGTAGCCCACCTTTGTCTCACGGCTGTCAAAGGCAAAACAGCCATGAACAGAAACTTTGTTCTGGCAGCCTGCAAAATATTAGTGCTTAATTTCCCCCATCatttcaggagctgctgtctcCCTCGTGTTTGTAGGTGCTACATTTCCTATGTGGCAGCTGCAAAAGCCCCGTTAGCCCCCGCATGGCACTTTTCCACTCTCCGATACTTTTATAGGctggcagctcagctctctgaGAATTAGTAATAAGAAATACCCTCTCGTATGGTCCTAAAACTGTTATTTCTAATAAAGagctgttttcagctgcagtCCTCTCATTGCTTTGATCTGGTACCAGCAGTAGCTgagaacacagcagcagcagcacagggagcagccaggaaCGAGCCTGTGATCGAGTGAGTGAGTCAGAGCTTCCACAGCCCCCACCGAATCCCTCCCAGCCAGTCTCCAAGGCCACGGGGCTATGGGGCTGGCCTGGGGGTCAGAGGACACACCACTGGctcagctgtgtccccaggcaCCTGGGACACCTGCGAGCACACAGGGCTGGGTGCCTGCACATGCCTGAGCACTGTGGCAGGGATGGAGTGACCAGGCTGGGCACCCTGCTGTGCCCCAGGACAGCCCCATCTGGAGTGTGTCCCCCAGACACACTCTGCGCAGCCCCTGAGCTGTGCACGGTGGTGGCAGGTCCCGTTGGGGCACACCAGGACCTCGCCCCCGCAGCAAGCATCATGCCTCCTTGCAGTGCAGAGCCCCGTGCGCCGTTCACACCTCCAAGGGGAAGCAAAAAACCTCCTTTCACATCAACTCGAAAACTTCACCTGCTTAAATACCATCTTGAAATGTCAGGAGCCTTTTGCATTTTTCCACTCTGCATGAATGTCTCTGTTTCATACAGAACAGAGAcatctcagctgctgcagccaccccctgggctgggctgagtccctgctgctggtgagtAACTTGCCTGAGTCACCCCCAGGGAACCCAGCACTGTCACCCTGccaagggaagaggaggaaggctggAAGCCCGGCAGGGTGAGGGCAGAGCCACCCTGGGAGGCTGCTGGCTGGTGTGTGATGGCTCACAAGGTTGGAAAGTGGCCCCATGCAGCCCAAACAGCTCCCCGGGGCTGGCAGCGCTGACCCCTTCATCCTCTCCACCAGATGCCTGGATGCTGGACAATTTCTCACCTGTTCCCAAATCCAGCATAAATCTTACCAGTCCAGGATCCTGGATCTGTGTCCCAGGGCTGGAATCTACAGATCCCAGCCTGCTGCATAGCACAacactgcctggctgcaggtgcAGCCTCAGACATCCCAGAGACAGTGGCAGGGCTCCTCAGGAGTAAATTGCCCCAGTCCTGGCAAGAGGAATAATAAACATATCCAGCGGTTGCTGAAGAACCAGCTTTTTCCCACATGACAGCAACATACAAACCAGCTGTGGGTGTAATTTTCTCCCAGGGAAACCCAAATTTTTCCTAGTGCCTTTCCCAGATGCTGCTCAGGCAGGGCAGCGCTGGCTCTGTAACAGAGAAAGAACAGGCACAGGAGCTAATTTTCTATAATAAATTAGTGTTATTTCAAAAACAGCTCCAGTGCACAATCAGTATTTCCAGACAAgtgaaaaacaccaaacaaacccccccacACTCCCCCCTTTCATTAAAGAcatttatatatacatgtgtgtgtatatatgaaaatacatacataaatttGCCTTGGTATATATactgtacacacacacatcccctccctagaagtgttcgaggtcaggctggatggggcttggagcactCTGGTCTcatggaaggtgtccctgctcatggcagggggttaggaactagatggtctttaaggtcccttccaacccaaaccagtctgtgattctatatacacacatataggTGGACAAATGGATACAACTTTTGGGGCTCCAACTTCAGTACGTATTCTTCATGCTTTGGTTCAAGAGCACCAAAGCCATGGAGGGAGGCTCTGAAGATGTTGATCTTGGCCATCTGTGGCAGCCGTGCCTGGAGCGTGCCCGTGCCTGCCGGCGTGGGCCCTGCCCCAGTCCCAGGCccagccaggcacaggcaggtcagagcaggcagccagtgtggctgctgcaggcagcacctccAGCTCTCTTTGCTGCTGTGACAGGGTGATGGCAGCTCCCAGCATGTCCTTCCCTGCTATGGCTCCCCATCAGCCCGAGGACGCAGCTCGTAGCCAGagaaggcagctgcctgcagggccTTGGAGGGCAGGTGGGGCAGCTGGCAGGGGATGCCAGGTGCTGTGGGctcagggctgcctggctgcacaGTGCTGTCACCCGGCTGTAGCTCAGTCCACAGGGGCTGGAGAGCATGGATGAGCTGCcttccatcctcctcctcactaGCATGCAGCTTCACGGAGCTGAGCTGGACCCCGTGTCCTGGCACACCAAGGCTCTCCTGCAAGTCCTCCTGGCTGAAGCTCCTGCCCGGTGCGGGCAGAGGaaggcagctccctgctcccagggctgggcactGGCACTTAGAATAaagctggaggtgctgggagagcaATGTCTCGGATATCCCATAGTCTCCATCACCTGTGTAGCTGTCTCTGCCCTGTCCCACGGacaccagctgctccagcacattGTCCTCATCTGCCTCCTCATCCTCTTCCAGCTGTGATGAGATCTGGTAGCTGAAGGCATGGCCCGGCCGGCCCAGGGTGCAGGATGGCTGCTGCccctcacagcagcctggcCCAAAGCCATTGGCACAGTATCCACTCACGTCCTGGGGGAGGCTTCCTCTGAGGAGCAGCCGGACCGCTGGCACTCCCTGCTCGGCTACAGGCAGCCCATGGGATGGGGACAtgggtggcaggagcagggacagtgaGTCCTCCTTGAGCTCAAGGGCAGGCACCCCCATGGTCTTGCTCAACTCCCTGTTCTGGAGCCCCTGCTGGGAAGTGGAGACAAGCCATGAGCCCCAGGGCCAGGGGATGCTGGAGGGCGCAGCCGGGGAGGGTCCCGTGCCCTGCGCTCACGCTCACTCACCAGCGTTTCTGGGAGGTGCATCTCCGAGGGGCTGGGTAAGACTTGCAGGTGGATGGAGCAGAACCCAGCCAGGATAAGCAGCGGTAAGACGGCACTcagcaggacaaggaggaaCCAGGGAAAGCCTATCAGGAGTTCACAACAAGCTGAGGGGTGGAAAGACCCTGGCAGGCATCTCCCCGCCCTGCAACCCCAGTGTCCTGTGGCTGACTGGGATGTTCTAGGAGGAGATGTGGGGCAAGCCCAAGGCAGCTGGCAAGAGAGCATCTCCCCAAGAAAGGTTCTCACAGGGCATTATTGGGCCACCAGCCCTGACCAGAGTGGCTGGGGGGGGAGAGTGACCCACACCTCCACGTGTCCATGCTGCAAGCAGGACCCAAGAGCTCCCACCTGCAGGGTCTGGCGGAGTCACCACACACTGCTCGGCCTCCCGGCTCTGTGTGGCCATCTCCACGGCCACTGTCCGGACACAGTAGTGGGTGCTGGGCTTCAGGGGCCCGAAGGTGCATGGTTCTTTCTCCCCTCTCCACCTGCAAGGTACCTGGAAGCAGAGGGGATGCATGGCCAGGGTGCCTGGAGATGGGGTCCGTACATTGCTTTgcttcccagtgctgccagAACACCCCACCTGCCTCAGGGTGCAGGGCACAGACCCTCCCTCCTGgcctcccagcacctccagcactTGGATCTTCACCCCAGGAGGTGTCTAGGGCTCAGAGCACCTCATTAATCTCTTTAAAACATTAATCTACTGCATGCTTTCATCCAAACAGAAATTGTGACAGGATTTTCTTATTCACACAGACTAGAAGAGGAAAGGgatctcctgctgctccccagctgccagcagagcatcTTGCacccctggcactgctgccttcTGAGCCATCCCCACCCCACCACGTACCACCTGGACGAGCAGGTCCCCTTCATACAGCTGCAGCCAGTACCGCAGCTTCTGCAGAACTTGGTCCACTGGCTCATGGGAGCCATTTGTGCAGGGGTAGGGGGTGAGCGGCATGGTGAGATTTACGCTGAGGTTGTGGCCCTGGAGCAGCCAGGACAACGTGGGGGGACCCACAattgctgcagggaggggaaaaaaaaaataaataaaaaggagaaggaaaattaagCCCTCCAAAACAGAAGGCAGATACCCTGTTTCTCTATAAATTATGTTCTACTGGACATCCCACTCCTAGTGCAGAGAAACCTGATGCGAGCCTGGTGGCACTTTGTGCTGTGAAACCAGCTCAAGTAACAGCAGCCACCACATCTTTGCGTCAGCCAGAactgctctgccttctccagtCACACCAACAGGCCAGGACAGACCTcacagcacctgctgctccccactgcTGAGCACTTCATCCCTGAGCCATCAGATGATGGTCTAGAGGCTGGCTGTGGAGCACAGCAGTTGCTCTTTCAGCCAAGCACACCTATTGTTGTGCCAGCCAGATGCAGAGGGAATAAAAGAGGGAACA containing:
- the LOC127389798 gene encoding uncharacterized protein LOC127389798 isoform X1, whose translation is MSSALSLLLSLAGCTLLRGKLLPPRDVRLEAQNFHVRLRWEPDPSWPDGTTYQVEWRNTTFDWTKADACWGNSTSSSSACDLCFDAIHSIYWARVRVMARDELSEWAKSSELQLYRDTIVGPPTLSWLLQGHNLSVNLTMPLTPYPCTNGSHEPVDQVLQKLRYWLQLYEGDLLVQVVPCRWRGEKEPCTFGPLKPSTHYCVRTVAVEMATQSREAEQCVVTPPDPAGFPWFLLVLLSAVLPLLILAGFCSIHLQVLPSPSEMHLPETLQGLQNRELSKTMGVPALELKEDSLSLLLPPMSPSHGLPVAEQGVPAVRLLLRGSLPQDVSGYCANGFGPGCCEGQQPSCTLGRPGHAFSYQISSQLEEDEEADEDNVLEQLVSVGQGRDSYTGDGDYGISETLLSQHLQLYSKCQCPALGAGSCLPLPAPGRSFSQEDLQESLGVPGHGVQLSSVKLHASEEEDGRQLIHALQPLWTELQPGDSTVQPGSPEPTAPGIPCQLPHLPSKALQAAAFSGYELRPRADGEP
- the LOC127389798 gene encoding uncharacterized protein LOC127389798 isoform X2 — encoded protein: MSACGGSQTPAGPTVPRTRWSGAIVGPPTLSWLLQGHNLSVNLTMPLTPYPCTNGSHEPVDQVLQKLRYWLQLYEGDLLVQVVPCRWRGEKEPCTFGPLKPSTHYCVRTVAVEMATQSREAEQCVVTPPDPAGFPWFLLVLLSAVLPLLILAGFCSIHLQVLPSPSEMHLPETLQGLQNRELSKTMGVPALELKEDSLSLLLPPMSPSHGLPVAEQGVPAVRLLLRGSLPQDVSGYCANGFGPGCCEGQQPSCTLGRPGHAFSYQISSQLEEDEEADEDNVLEQLVSVGQGRDSYTGDGDYGISETLLSQHLQLYSKCQCPALGAGSCLPLPAPGRSFSQEDLQESLGVPGHGVQLSSVKLHASEEEDGRQLIHALQPLWTELQPGDSTVQPGSPEPTAPGIPCQLPHLPSKALQAAAFSGYELRPRADGEP